Proteins encoded together in one Fluviicola sp. window:
- a CDS encoding ribonuclease E inhibitor RraB: MGLFNFLKPKSRPFLNEANFRNSRDTQKHMTPKTLEQLRKIGVNEVSELKLEYFFYTNTADKAELLAAEIAKLGYDVQFGVSASDKKLFIITGWTNKMKMSDEVVTNWTVQMCDLGYQFDCEFDGWGTTPDQI, translated from the coding sequence ATGGGGCTTTTTAACTTCCTCAAGCCGAAATCCCGTCCGTTCCTTAACGAAGCAAATTTTCGCAATAGCCGGGATACGCAAAAACACATGACTCCAAAAACACTTGAACAGTTGAGAAAAATTGGCGTAAATGAGGTTAGTGAATTGAAATTAGAGTACTTTTTTTACACAAATACAGCAGATAAAGCCGAACTATTGGCCGCTGAAATTGCAAAACTGGGTTACGATGTTCAATTTGGCGTTTCAGCGAGTGACAAAAAACTTTTCATAATAACAGGTTGGACGAATAAAATGAAAATGTCCGATGAGGTGGTAACAAATTGGACAGTGCAAATGTGTGATTTAGGCTACCAATTTGATTGTGAATTTGACGGCTGGGGAACAACACCTGACCAGATATAG
- a CDS encoding prolyl oligopeptidase family serine peptidase, producing the protein MTKYPLILMTLLGTTPFIQAQQDNYLWLEEVDGAKALDFVAAQNKATLDKLSKEKDYQFIYDKSLEISNSPERIVYPGIRGKYVYNFWKDQEHERGIWRRCLLTDYTNGNIQWEILLDIDELSRKDNIKWVYKGSTAFHGSENRFLVQLSNGGGDAVVIKEFDAAKKEFIADGFQINEAKGGASYIDENTLCVSTDFGEGTMTTSGYPNQVKIWKRGTLLQDAQLIYEGQASDVGTWGGTLRDGEKTYTFISRAPTFFTSQKLIWIDNKIVALDIPEDCNISGLLNDQLIIQLKSDWKVNSKTYPNGALLSMNFSQLLKGTKEVQLMLQPDQFSSISEVSTTKNKVLVNLLTNVTSQLYIYSFNNGKWAHEKVKAPDFGTITIITTNESSDQYFFQYENFITPTTLYVADASTNTFKADKSLPSYFDASKYEVKQFKAKSKDGTMVPYFVVAAKNLKMDESNPTLILAYGGFEVSYQPFYMSKYGNAWLDKGGVFVLANIRGGGEFGPKWHQDGIKEKRQNVFDDLFAVSEDLIAKKITSPQHLGVMGGSNGGLLVGVAFTQRPDLYNAIVCQVPLLDMQRFNKLLAGASWMGEYGNPDIPEEWAYIQKYSPYQNLKAGMNYPEVFFTTSTRDDRVHPGHARKMVAKMNELGYKTYYYENTEGGHAGSSTNEQTAKSNALVFSYLLMKLK; encoded by the coding sequence ATGACAAAATATCCCCTCATACTCATGACACTTCTTGGAACAACTCCTTTTATCCAGGCACAGCAAGACAATTATTTATGGCTGGAAGAAGTAGACGGTGCAAAAGCACTGGACTTTGTAGCTGCTCAGAACAAAGCTACGCTCGACAAACTAAGCAAAGAGAAGGATTACCAGTTCATCTACGACAAGAGCCTGGAAATTTCCAATTCTCCCGAGCGGATCGTTTACCCGGGAATTCGTGGGAAATACGTTTACAATTTCTGGAAAGACCAGGAACACGAGCGTGGAATCTGGAGGAGATGTTTGCTGACGGATTATACCAACGGAAACATTCAATGGGAAATTCTTCTGGACATCGATGAATTATCGCGAAAAGACAATATCAAATGGGTTTACAAAGGATCCACGGCCTTTCACGGTTCTGAAAACCGCTTTTTGGTCCAGCTTTCCAACGGGGGCGGTGATGCGGTAGTTATCAAAGAATTTGATGCTGCAAAAAAAGAATTCATCGCAGACGGGTTCCAAATCAATGAAGCAAAAGGCGGAGCGAGTTACATCGATGAAAATACGCTGTGTGTTTCAACCGATTTCGGAGAGGGAACCATGACCACTTCCGGTTATCCGAACCAGGTAAAAATCTGGAAACGCGGCACGTTGCTTCAGGATGCACAACTTATCTATGAAGGACAAGCATCGGATGTGGGTACCTGGGGCGGAACATTGCGGGATGGCGAAAAAACGTATACTTTCATATCTAGAGCTCCTACATTCTTCACTTCCCAAAAGTTGATCTGGATCGACAATAAAATTGTTGCATTGGATATTCCGGAAGACTGTAATATCAGTGGTTTACTGAACGATCAGCTGATCATTCAATTGAAATCCGACTGGAAGGTCAATTCCAAAACCTATCCAAACGGAGCGCTTTTAAGCATGAATTTCAGCCAGTTATTGAAGGGAACGAAAGAAGTTCAACTGATGCTCCAGCCGGATCAATTTTCCAGTATTTCGGAAGTATCGACCACTAAGAACAAAGTACTAGTGAACCTGTTGACCAATGTGACGAGCCAATTGTATATCTATTCGTTCAACAATGGAAAATGGGCCCATGAAAAGGTGAAAGCCCCGGATTTCGGAACAATCACCATTATTACGACCAATGAATCTTCGGACCAGTACTTTTTCCAGTACGAAAATTTCATTACTCCGACGACCTTGTATGTGGCAGATGCTTCCACCAACACTTTTAAAGCAGACAAGTCCCTTCCATCTTACTTTGATGCAAGTAAATACGAAGTAAAGCAGTTCAAAGCAAAATCAAAAGACGGAACGATGGTTCCATACTTCGTGGTAGCTGCCAAAAACCTGAAAATGGATGAAAGCAACCCTACATTGATTCTTGCCTACGGAGGATTTGAAGTTTCTTACCAGCCGTTCTACATGTCGAAATACGGAAATGCCTGGCTGGACAAAGGCGGAGTGTTTGTATTGGCCAATATTCGCGGTGGCGGGGAATTCGGTCCGAAATGGCACCAGGACGGCATCAAGGAAAAACGCCAAAATGTATTTGATGATTTATTTGCTGTCTCGGAAGATCTGATTGCGAAGAAAATCACCTCTCCACAACACCTGGGAGTTATGGGAGGAAGTAACGGCGGTTTGCTGGTTGGAGTTGCCTTCACACAGCGCCCGGATTTATACAACGCCATCGTTTGCCAGGTTCCGTTGCTGGATATGCAGCGTTTCAATAAATTACTGGCCGGAGCAAGCTGGATGGGCGAATACGGAAACCCGGATATTCCGGAAGAATGGGCTTACATTCAAAAATATTCTCCGTACCAGAACTTAAAGGCCGGAATGAATTACCCGGAAGTCTTCTTCACCACTTCTACCCGTGACGACCGCGTTCACCCGGGACATGCGCGTAAAATGGTGGCCAAAATGAATGAATTGGGATACAAAACGTATTATTACGAAAATACGGAAGGCGGACACGCCGGTTCATCTACCAATGAGCAAACCGCAAAGTCCAATGCATTGGTGTTTTCTTATTTATTAATGAAATTGAAATGA
- a CDS encoding group II truncated hemoglobin, translating to MKKIPTLYEWAGDIKTFETLFSQFYAKVLKDDLLGEVFKDMSPEHVKHVSNFVAEVFGGEKFYTQENNGSHAKMIGKHIGKMLNEEKRQRWVHLLLQTADEVGLKSDPEFRSAFVGYIEWGTRLAVINSALTENPVDTNEPMPKWGWGETGGPYLPDTE from the coding sequence ATGAAAAAGATACCAACTTTATATGAGTGGGCGGGCGATATCAAAACCTTTGAAACGCTCTTCAGCCAATTTTACGCGAAAGTTCTGAAAGATGATCTGCTTGGCGAAGTATTTAAAGACATGTCACCGGAACACGTGAAGCATGTCTCCAATTTTGTGGCAGAAGTTTTCGGCGGAGAAAAATTCTATACACAGGAGAACAACGGAAGTCATGCTAAAATGATCGGTAAACACATCGGCAAAATGCTCAACGAGGAAAAACGGCAACGCTGGGTACATCTTTTACTGCAAACGGCTGATGAAGTCGGGCTTAAAAGCGATCCTGAATTCCGGTCAGCCTTTGTCGGTTACATTGAATGGGGCACGCGCCTGGCTGTAATCAATTCCGCATTGACAGAAAACCCGGTGGACACAAACGAACCGATGCCAAAATGGGGCTGGGGAGAAACCGGCGGCCCTTATCTTCCGGATACAGAATAA
- a CDS encoding AraC family transcriptional regulator, whose amino-acid sequence MSLTNEISFISVENQNQDFPRHFHETFCISLIRSGIEKLELENQFLYSQENCISITNPFEVHSNPLADNDTNVSFDTLYVSPELMAHMLKGKHIEFLDRQIRNNDLNQTFIQLLNSLKSGANHSSEYALTDFIHRLQPHAYNSRNEKTSGFRSDYLSELIHYIEDHIEDKFYLEELAKMMHLNKFGFSKKFKALTGMSPMSYVLMKKVFSAKSEIRPDSDLTDIAYAYNFTDMAHFSHSFKKYVGLSPKLYRDRIER is encoded by the coding sequence ATGAGTTTAACGAATGAAATCAGTTTTATTTCCGTGGAAAACCAAAATCAGGATTTTCCCAGGCATTTTCACGAAACATTTTGTATTTCACTGATTCGAAGCGGTATTGAAAAACTGGAACTTGAAAATCAATTCCTCTACAGCCAGGAAAACTGTATTTCAATCACCAATCCGTTTGAAGTACACTCAAACCCGCTGGCAGACAACGACACCAACGTCAGTTTCGATACCCTGTATGTTTCGCCCGAACTAATGGCACACATGCTGAAGGGAAAACACATCGAATTCCTGGACAGACAGATCAGAAACAACGACCTCAATCAGACCTTTATCCAGCTTTTGAACAGCCTGAAATCAGGCGCTAATCATTCCTCCGAATATGCACTAACGGATTTTATCCATCGGCTTCAGCCACACGCTTACAATTCCCGGAATGAAAAAACATCCGGTTTCCGCTCCGATTATCTTTCGGAATTGATTCACTACATTGAAGATCATATCGAGGACAAATTCTACCTGGAAGAATTGGCCAAAATGATGCACCTGAACAAATTTGGTTTTTCAAAAAAATTCAAAGCCCTTACCGGCATGTCACCGATGAGTTATGTCCTGATGAAAAAGGTCTTTTCCGCAAAATCAGAAATTCGTCCGGACAGTGACCTGACAGATATTGCCTACGCATATAATTTTACGGACATGGCGCATTTTTCCCACAGTTTCAAAAAGTATGTCGGACTTTCTCCAAAACTTTACCGGGACAGAATCGAAAGATAA
- a CDS encoding transglutaminase-like domain-containing protein, with protein MKDLKSLQALIALMDDPDEQVYAHVRDRLLEIGPEAVQLLESSWEEKDYGLLFQSRIETLIHEIQFEECKRQMLSWYRSSTKDLLKGSIIVAKYQYPGLDEKHIYEFIERVRRDCWLELNPNMTAFESIRIINKVLFGQYGFSGNSKNYNSPLNSFLNTVIETKKGNPLSLSILYSIIAQELKLPIYGVNLPNHFILAYMDNNGVNQFISNGNEYGVLFYINAFSKGSMLQKDDIVQFLSSIQVAPQASHFQPCSNSDIIRRMLTNLISSFQQVGNLEKVNELIELRSLLD; from the coding sequence ATGAAAGATCTCAAATCTTTACAAGCACTGATTGCGCTCATGGATGATCCTGATGAGCAAGTATATGCGCATGTAAGAGATCGTTTGCTGGAGATCGGCCCGGAAGCAGTTCAGCTACTCGAATCTTCCTGGGAAGAAAAAGATTACGGATTGCTCTTTCAATCCAGGATCGAAACTTTGATCCACGAGATCCAGTTTGAAGAATGCAAACGGCAGATGCTTTCCTGGTACCGCAGTTCGACCAAAGATTTGCTGAAAGGCTCCATCATCGTTGCAAAATACCAATATCCGGGTTTAGACGAGAAACACATTTACGAATTCATCGAACGCGTACGCAGGGATTGCTGGCTGGAGTTAAATCCGAATATGACCGCTTTCGAATCAATCCGGATTATCAATAAAGTACTTTTCGGACAATACGGATTTTCCGGAAATTCCAAGAATTATAATTCTCCGCTCAATTCCTTCCTGAACACGGTGATTGAAACCAAGAAAGGAAACCCGCTAAGTCTGAGCATTCTGTACAGTATTATTGCACAGGAACTCAAATTACCGATTTACGGGGTAAACCTGCCGAACCATTTCATCCTGGCGTATATGGATAACAACGGCGTGAACCAGTTTATTTCCAATGGCAACGAATACGGTGTTTTGTTCTACATCAATGCATTTTCCAAAGGAAGCATGCTGCAAAAAGACGATATCGTACAGTTTTTGTCGAGTATCCAGGTAGCTCCGCAGGCGAGCCATTTCCAGCCCTGCTCCAATTCGGATATTATCCGCAGAATGCTGACCAACCTCATTTCTTCCTTCCAGCAGGTAGGAAACCTGGAAAAGGTGAATGAATTGATCGAGTTGAGAAGTTTGCTGGATTAA